The Enterobacter oligotrophicus sequence AATAATGCAAACTATTGATTTTCGGTTGTTACTGTATGAACTCATAATCGCTTGGTCGCTGGTTCAAGTCCAGCAGGGGCCACCAGATACAGCAAGGGCTGGCGCTAAACGCGCTGGCCCTTTTTTATTCGGGGATATGCCGGGGATATTCCAGAAAAGTAATTATAGTGATTTATGGTTAATTTATGACCGCCCACACCATCTCACCCCAATCTTTTATTTTCGCGGGTGTAAAAATTCGATGAAGCGGGCCGTATGGCGTTCGGTAACCTGCGGGGATTGTCTTACCACCTACCACCAGCGCTAGTGGTTCCCGGCTAACCAGCCAATCAAAACACGATAAAAACGTATATTTTCTGGGCGCTTAATTGCGAATTCGCAGATCGTATATGGTGGGGGATTCTGGCTGTAATTATTGCGGTGAAGCAAGCGCACCAAAAGCCCCTTTCCGAACCCGGAGGACAATCACAGCGCACTTTTGAACCGTGTACGGCGGCGGGTACGCCGTGAAAACTTACACGCGGCTCATCGTGTCATTGACCCGATAACAGGCATTATTTAATTAAATAATTATCTAATTATTTACACCACTCCCTCGCTTCCAACCCTCGCCACGCGCTGTTAAGTCTATAGAGGGGGCGGCGGCTATACCATCTGCATCGTAAAACAAAGAGGAGGTTGTAAAGCTGTATACAGTGCCGTGAATCGTGAAAGAGATGTTATTGCCTATGCCGTCTACTTTCGCGCGCGGCGTGTTCGCCGTGAGCGTGGGTGCGATATGTTGTTTTTCGAGAGCCACCAGCGGATCGCCGTCAATCTTGCTCGCCAGAAAATAGCGGTAAACATTTCCCGTGGTCATGTCCGGCTCTGCGTATTCAGTGATATATAACCACGTCCGGGGCGTGAGCTGGCGAATCTCATAAATCTTGTCTCGCACCGTTAAGCGCTGGATATGCTGAAAATAACAGTACCCCGCGATCATCAGAGCCATAAGAATAGTGGCGATCCAGTGCAGCGCCTTAAAAATGGTGCTGTTTAACATAGTCTATGCCTTGCCTTATCCAGAATTGGTCTATCGGATCATCACCAAATGGCGGGGCCCCCGTGAAATTACCCCATTCTGGTCTTGATGTGCCGGCTTTCCACTGAGCCGCGCCAGCAGCTATATGCAAAATCTCTGCAGGAATGCCGGCAGCGTAACCTACCGCGCCATAATGAAAATTACCGAAGTCAGCCCATATCCGTTTTTTTTGTTTGAAATCCCATGGGCCGCCGTTTCTTACTCGCTCATAAAACCACACATACGTAAGCGGGGCGGCCATGTCTTGTACTTCGTTACGCGCACGCGCGAGCCTGATATGTTCGCGCAAAATCTCCAGCCCGCGCGGCGGGTAAATCGGTATACATGCCATCGTTAATCCCTTCTGCCCGGCAAAACCAGCAACATAAGAGCAACGGCGCGGCGCGGTACTGTTTGAGATCAATCTATTAATTTTATTTGCAACATCAATAAGTAACACGTTTAAATAATACGAATCTATAACACAATTTGTATTACCTGCGATCAGGTTTTAGCCGTTAATGGGGGGTTTATTCTCATTGTTATGAGCGGATCACCTGGAAGTATTGCGATGGAAACGTCCAATATTCAGACGCGTGGAACGAGCGTGTAACAGCGTAAAAAAAAGGGGCGGTTAACAGAAGCGGTTCAACTCAACCCTTTAAACTTGATAAGTGGCAGAAAAATGGCAGCACAGCGCAGCACTATGCAATACTTTTCGACAATATACGAAATCCTACGCGCTTGAATTTACTGTAACTCATTGTTTTTAATGAAATATTGTTCGCTCTCATAATCGCCTGGTCGCTGGTTCAAGTCCAGCAGGGGCCACCAGATACAGCAAGGGCTGGCGCTAAACGCGCTGGCCCTTTTCTTTACAACCCCTAAAACCCGGTAATCACTCTTCTGTTAGCTTCTCAATTCTGGCTCCAGCGCGTCGGGCGGTAACGGGCAAAATATCCAGCTTGCAAACATAGCCATCGGGATCGAGCCCACGATTATGCGCCTTCGCCTGCTGTAAAATCGCATCATCCCAGTACACGCGTTTTCGCTGATCCCCCTGCGTGGTAAGGATAAATTCTGTCCCACCTTCTACCGCCCGGTAGCGCCGCCAGCTGTTGGCAGGAACAGAAATAACCGAACGTTCCGGCGCAATAATGCTGACCTCTTCCCCTTCCTGATTCCACGTCACCTCCAGTGATCCTTTGAACACCATAATGACCTGAATATCAGGGCAAAGATGACGCCCCACCTGATGCTCAGCCCGCAAGCGAAGCCATTCCACGGAGAAGCCGTGCGGTTGCGTGACTGGCGGTACACTGTGACGGTCCTGTGAAATGCCATAGCCAATAACCGGGGCAATTTCGCCGCCGTGACCCGGCAGAACCGCATCCAGCAAGCCCTCCGACGACCACTGGCGCTCCTCGCCCGTCACTGCTCGCTGACGCATCTCCTCAATGGAGTAATCACGCAGAGCCGCAATCTCCTCCGGGGCCAGCGGTGCCAGCAGGCCCGATTTCTCAGGCAGAGTATCACCCGCATTTACATCAATAAGCATATTATCTTTGCTCAGATACAGCCCATACTCGCTGGCCGCCTCCAGTATCGACGGATGCCAGATAATCCCACCGGTATTATTGCCACCCAGCACGGTATACACCATGCCGCAGGTATCTTCCTTGCTGACATTAGTAAAACCCCGGAATATCCACGTCGGGATGGTGAGAATAGCGGGCGCGCTGAATTCCGCCTCGTGCTCACCGTTTGCCCCCCAGCGAAAACGCCAGCATCCTTCATGAATTAAAAAGACCTCGGCGGTAAAGTGCAGGTGCAAATTATTGGTCACGCCCTTCGGCATCGCCGCTGCACCAATATTAAAACCATGCGGTTCAGGGATATTGACGACCTGTGATGAAGACTGAGTCACGCCGGGGCCAATAAATGAATAGTTCTGCTTGAGGTGTGAACCCGGCAGCTTGCAATCAATAAAAGCCAGATTGCAGGAGACCATATCTTCCGGTGCGACCAGACGGCTGCGGGCCTGCGCAGCGGTTAACGTAATTGCGTTCATTTCAGCTCCTGTTAATAACCGGACGCGCCGGTAGTAGGGATTTCAGTGCCGCGAGCAAGAGCGATCGCTTCGCGCGATGCGCGGCCCAGTTGCATAACGTCGTTAGCGGGTGTCACAAAATTGAAGCCCCCGGCGATGCGGTGCGCGGCGGCTGTGCCGGAGGTGCAGAAAATACCGGCGATTTTGTGCTTCTCCCGACAGCGGCTGACGACCCGCTCAATGGCCGCGAGCATATCCGGATGGGTGGATTCTGCGCTGGCAGTCCCCGTCAACGTCAGGGAAAGATCGTTCGGGCCAATAAAGACGCCGTCCAGCCCTTCGGTATCCAGAATCGCATCAATGTTGGCAAGCCCTTCGCGGGTTTCAATCATCGCCAGCGTAAGAATTTCGTGGTTAGCATGCAGAGGATAGTCGGAGCCACCATAGAGCAGACCCCGCGCAGGGCCGAAGGAACGATTACCATGCGGTGGATAACGACAGGCAGAAACGAAGCGTTGTGCCTGCTCTGCCGTCGATATCATCGGACAAATCACGCCGTAAGCGCCCGCGTCTAATAGCCGCATAATCTGCGCTGGCGTATCGTCAGCGACCCGCACCAGCGGTACGGCAGGCGTAGCCGAGAGAGCCTGTAACATCGCCAGTGCACTGGCGAAATCTATCATCCCGTGCTGCAAATCGACCGTGACCGCATCGTAACCCTGATGCCCCATGATTTCGGCGCTGTAGCTGGAAGGAATGGCCAGCCAACCGTTGATGACCGGGCGATGTTCCGCAATCGCCGTTTTGATTTTATTGACTCGCATTCAAAGACTCCGTAATCCATTTCCGTAACGGAACAGCGGCGTTTTCCGCCGACTCGAGGATAAAAAAATGTCCCGTTGAACTCAGGGTGATCCACGTGGCGTGGGCTGCGCTTGCGGCAGCTAACTGGTGGTGTGCAGGCGTACAGACAGGATCATGCTCGCCATTCATGATGAGCACCGGACACAAAAGAGCGCTCAGCGCCGCACGGTTATCACGACGGCCGATCGCAATTTCAGTCTGCCGGGCAAATACTGCGCTGTCCGTCTCCTGCGCCATCAAGCACAGGACGTCATGTAACTCCTGGTTGTCGAGGCTGGACGGTGCCACATACTGGTGCCAGAGGGTTGAAGAGAGCCATTTCCCGTGCCCCTGTTCGCGCGCATTCCTGACGGCAGCCCGTCGGGTAGCCGCGTTTTCAGGACGATCCGCCAGCGGATTGACCGACAGTAATGCCAGCCCCGCCAGCCGCTCAGGCGCATCAGCAACCATTTGCAGCGCGACAATAGCCCCCAGAGAGAAACCCGCCAGCAGGAAGCGCGGTGGCAGCACGTTCAGGAGCCGTCGGGAAGACTCCTGTGCCGAATCGGCACAGGACAGGGTCAGGCAAATAACCGCCGGGACGTTCAGTTGAGCAATCAATGGCTGCCATAGCCGGGCATTGCAGAGCGTGCCGCCGATTAACACCAGCGGCACATCGCTATTATCGATAAAAGAGGCATTCATGTTGCGGTCCACCCTCCGTCCACCATCAGCGCACTGCCAGTGATCATCGCCGCCGCGTCAGAGGCAAGGAACACCACCGGCCCCATGACATCTTCCACTTTCCCCAGGCGTGGCAGCTTAATGTTGCTCATCACGAAGCGGCGAAAGTCCGGGTCGCTCAGCGACTGACGCGACAGCTCGGTTTCAATAAAGGTGGGGCATAAGGTATTCACCCGAATTCCGGCCTCGCCCAGCTCAAGCGCCATCGTGCGCGTCAGCCCTTCAAGGGCAAATTTCGACGCACAATAGACGCTGCGCTGCGGCCCCCCCACGTGACCCATTTGCGATGAAAGATGAATGATGGAGCCTCCGTTGCCCGCCTCGCACATGCGCCGCGCGATCTGCTGGCTGACAAAGAAAGTCGCCCGCACGTTAAGCGCCATGACCGCATCAAAATTCGCATCGCTGACCTCCAGAAAAGGCTGGTGGCGAGCCAGTCCGGCGCTGTTAACCAGAATGTCCATGACCGGTAGCTGGCGAAGAGTCTCCTCTACCTTTTGAGATTCCGTGATGTCCAGCGCCAGCGGATGCAGCGTCAGGTGTTCGCCAGCAGCAAGCTCCACTGCGCTGGCCAGATCGTCACGATTGCGGGCGGCGATCCAGACTTCGGCTCCGGCCTGAGCCAGCGCGACCGCGCAGGCAAAGCCGAGCCCCTTCGATCCTCCGGTCACCAGCGCTCGCCTGCCAGCCAGGGAAAATGACGGTGTCTGAGGAAACCTCATGATCACACCTTCTCTCTGACCGGTGCTGGCGTGGCGTAAGGCACATCCGTGTTGCCATAGCGACGCACACGAACGTTGGCCTGCTCAGCGTGTCCGGCAAATCCTTCCAGCAGCGAAAGGCGTGAACAGTAGCTGCCAATTTCAGCCGTGGCTTCGTCGCTCAGTACCTTTTGCCAGGTGCACGTCTTCATAAATTTGCCAACCCACAGGCCGCCGGTGTAACGCGCAGCTTTCTGCGTAGGCAGCGTATGGTTAGTGCCAATCACCTTATCGCCATACGCTACGTTGGTGCGTGGGCCAAGGAACAGCGCACCGTAGTTGGTCATATTGGCGAGGAACCAGTCGTCACGTTCAGTCATCACCTGTACGTGTTCAGAGGCGATACGATCGGCCTCTTTCAGCATCTCTTCGTAGCTTTCGCAGACGATCACTTCTCCGTAATCTTCCCAGGCGCGACGGGCGATATCTGCGGTAGGTAGTTTTTCCAGCAGCCGTTCAACTTCTGCCATCGTCTCTCTGGCGAGCTTCTCTGAATTGGTCAGCAAAATGGCAGGTGTGGTTACGCCGTGTTCTGCCTGCCCGAGGAGGTCGGTGGCGCACATTTCTGCATCGACGCTCTCATCGGCAATCACCAACGTTTCAGTCGGCCCGGCAAACAGGTCAATACCAACCCGGCCAAATAGCTGGCGTTTTGCCTCCGCCACGAAAGCGTTGCCCGGCCCTACCAGCATATCTACCGGAGCCAGCGTGTCGGTGCCGAGTGCCATCGCGCCGATAGCCTGGATGCCCCCCAAAGCATAAATTTCCGTTGCCCCTGCCATCTTCTGGGCGGCAACGATCGCCGGTGCTGGCTGGCCGTTAAAGGGCGGTGCGCAGCTGATAATGCGCGAACAACCCGCGACGTTAGCCGTGATAATCGACATATGCGCTGACGCCAGCAGCGGATATTTGCCCCCCGGCACATAGCACCCGACGGCGTTAATCGGGATATTCTTGTGACCGAGAATAACGCCAGGACGCGTCTCGACTTCCAAATCCAGCAGGCAGGCTTTTTGTTTGCGGGCGAAATTAAAAACCTGCTCCTGGGCAAATTCAATATCCGCAATATCCTGACGACTTAGCTGGCGCATGCAGCTATTAATTTCGGCATCGCTCAGGCGATAATCCTGACGATCGTAGTTATCGAATTTAATCGCTAATTCGCGAATGGCTTTATTCCCGCGCGCTTCAATATCAGCAAGAATAAGTTCAACCGTTTCTCTTATTTGCCGCTGGGCTTCCTGACGTTCCTGCACAGGTTTACTGGTTTTTAGAACATAGGCCATGATGTACTCCTTTCAAAATGAGAATGAGAGATCCCCTCCCGGTGAACCAGGATGGAGTGCTTACCTGAAAAAATTACTGGTCGCGAGCGGAGGCGAGTTGCCCGTTCGCGGATAAATCAGATGAAGAATTTATCTGCCGGTTATTAACCCAACGCACGGACAGCGGCGTAATAATGACGGCAACAACGGAAAGCGCGGCAATAAACAGATAGCCGGACGCCAGATTAATATGTTGCAGCATGACGCCCATAATTACCGGACCGATAAACATGCCCAGTGAATAGATAGTCTGGAAAAGTCCCATGCGGGTGGATTGTTCATCCGAGGTCGTGTTAACCACGCTGAGAGACATAAACGCGGCAAAGGCCATGCCGAACGAGAAACCGGCCAGCGCCTGCAGGGCGTAAATCAGGTACATGTTGTCGGTAAAAGGGATGCCGAGGGTAGAAACCACCTGCAAAACGATGCCCACGACAGCCGTTTTCATCACGCCCAGACGCTTATAAAACACTGCACTGCACAGGGCGATAGCAAGCGCATAGAAGATCAGATGAATATTGCTTAACAGCGACAGGATGCCCGCTCTGGCACCGAGTTGCTCGGCGTAAATGGGAGTCAGGGTATCGCGGGTGGCAAACGGTACAAGGATAACAATGGTGGCTAAAATGCCGATCATCCATACCGAGCGGTCGCACAGTTGTTTACGCGCCCCGGCGATACACGCCTGCAGCGTGGGGGCCTGCACCGGGTCGTGGACATCGCTAATACGGGTGGTAAGAATCAGCGCCAGCAATCCGGAAACGCAGGAAAGCAAAAATGCGATATTGTTCTCAAAATAGTGAATTAATAAACCACCTACGCAGTTACCAATAAAAACGCCCACCGGGCCTGCCAGTGCCAGCAGCGCTACAGCAGCCGGAGCTTCCTTGCGGTCAAAGTAACGGATAAACAGGATGTTATACAAAACCCACGTGGCGGCGGTGACGCCATCTGCTGCTTTCGCCAGATACAGCGTGACCGCATTCGGTTCCAGCCAGGCCAAAGGCCAGGTAAAAATGGGTAGCATCAGGCTGATTTGAATAAAGATTTTCCGGCTTTTTACCACATCAGAAATAATCCCCAGGGGGAAACGGATGAGCAGCGTAGCCAGACCGCTGGCCCCCATAATGATTCCCATCACCTGTGGCTCAATGCCCTGGTCAAGCATCATAGGTGCAAGAAACGCGTCAATACTATGAATGCAAATGAAAAACAGGATACTGATGATGAAAAAAAGCCGGGCTTCAGGTCGGCGGAGTAGTGCTCGAAACATGGTTTGAACCTCTGATAATTAATGGTTTTGAACCAATCAAGAACGGCATTTACCGGCTCTTCCCTCTGTTCGTTGCTCCATTTGCCCGGTATCGTTGACGGCATAAATCACGCATGAATACGTATTCAAGAATTGAAGTTACGAAAAGGTTTCAATTTTGTAAAGTGACCTAATTAACATTGTGAGAAAATTAATTTTGCTTGTTGCATACGCATGCAAAGATGGTGTAAGTATAAAAAACACCCTCTTTCTGACGGCGTTGTTACGGCGTTGGGAAGAGTCCAGGATGAGGAACCGGGGTAATGAAACGTAAGAGTTTTGCGGCGGTCACGTCGCAGCAGGTGGCGCAACTGGCAGGCGTATCGCAGTCGGCGGTATCACGGAGCTTTACGCCTGGGGCGAGTATCTCCCCGGCAACCCGTGAAAAAGTGCTGAAAGCGGCACGGGAGCTTGGCTATCGACCAAACGCGATTGCCCGCTCTCTCAATACCGCCCGGTCGCGCATCATCGGCGTGGTGATTTCCTATTTCGATAACCAGTTCTATCCGCAGGTTCTGGAAGCGCTGGCGCAAAAACTGGACACTCTCAATTACCACCTGCTGCTGTTTGTGGGCGACAAAGATGGAAACGTGGACAGGATTTTCGATCAGATCATGCAGTACCGGGTGGACGGCATCGTGCTGGCCTCGGTTACGCTTTCGCTGGATCTCTCCGGCGAATGTCTGGCTGCGGGGATACCGGTTGTTCTGTTTAACCGCAGCCAGGAAAACGGTATGGCCTCCAGTGTTAACAGCAATAATGAAGCGGCGGCACGGCAAATCGCTGAATTCCTGATGGCGGGTGAACACCAGCGTTACGCCTATGTGGGCGGCGTGGCCGATTCGTCGGTGAACATCGCCCGTCAGCGTGGCTTTCTGGCCGCATTACAGGAACAGGGAATAAACGACGTCAGAGTGGTTAACGGTGACTATGACACCAGGCAGACCATCCGCGCGGCCTATACCCTCTTTTCAACCCCGCCAGTGCCGGATGCTATTTTTGTGGCTAACGACCACATGGCGTTAACGGTGATGGACGTCGCGCGCTACGAGTTCGGCCTGCAAATTCCTCAGGATGTGTCGGTCATTGGCTATGACGATACCGGCCCGTCAGGCTGGCCTTCTTATGCATTGACCTCTGTGTCACAGCCTGTAAAGGAGATGGTGGAAGCGGCGGTCGAACTGCTGATGAAGCAAATTGAGAGCGACACCATTGAGCCTGAGCAGATTACCGTGCCGGGTCAACTGGTGGTGCGACACTCCGCCCGACGGCCACACAGCGGCGTCATTGAAAAAGAGGGTGTATCCCTGTTTCAGCCTCAGGAGGTTAAATGAGCAGATTGCCCGGTTTCAGCCCCCAGTTTGACTCCATTCAGCAGTTTATTACCACGCTGACCCACGTTGTCTGGGAGCAGAAAGATATTGGTCAGCTGGCCGATTTTTATGCCACACCGGTGGTATTTATTACTCCGGAAAAACAGCTGACCGACCTTTCACAGTTTATGCGCCATACCCTGGAGGCGATGTACAGCTTCCCGCAGCGCAGCGTGCTGACGGAGGACATTCTCTGTACCGAAGCGCCAGGAGGTGAGTATTACACCTCTCAGCGGACAATGGCGTCGATTCGCCATCAGGGCGAGGGCTTTTTTGGTGCGCCGACGGGCAAGAGCGTCTGGGTGCGCACCTGGGCGGATCGTATTTGCGCCGATGGCGCGATACGTCAGGAGTGGTTGCTGCAGGACAGAGCCGCAATTGTTGCGCAGTTGGGGCTGGATGTGCGTGAATTTGCCCGCAGTCTGGGCAACGCCCGTGAGCAACTGGGGCTGGAAAACAGCCCGGCAGACGTACTGCACGCGCGCTGGGCGGGCGGCCCTGAAGGGGATGATGTTGAAGGCCCTATTGCAGGCGTGATTGAACGCTATCTGACCATGTGGGCGGGTGGTAACAGCGGTACTGTGCCCGGTTTGTACCATCCGGCCGCCACGTTATATGCGCCAGGCCACTGCATGGGCACCGGCGAGGCCGAAATCAGTGCTCTGCTCTCTGGATACCGTGCCTCGTTCGCCGACAGCGAAACCCAGCTTCACCATTTAATTGTGCGCAAAGATGCCAATGAGCCGGTGCGCATCTCGCTGCGCTGGTCACTTTTAACCTGGCATGACGGTTATGGAAAATTTGGCGCGCCGACGCGTAAACCTGTTTCTATTTCGGGTATTAGTCAGCTTGAATTGCGCGACGGTTTAATTATTCGTGAATATCTCGGAATAGATGAATTAGCGATATGGTCGCAAATCGTTAATCCGTAAATAATTATCATAAAATCCCTGCCGCAATAGTTATTGCGGCAAAGACTTCACTCATTTATTTGGGTGCAGGTTTCTTATTGTCTGAATAATAGTGAACATCAATGCAGGAGGTCCTATGTCTTCAACTGAAGTAACAAATAAAGCTCCAGCCGTACCCGAAAAAAATAACAGTAAAATTCAGCGTGACGAACCGGTATTACAGGTTGAACGCCGCGACTTTATTGATCTCGTTCCGGAGAAACGCCCTCGCGCGCAATCATTAAGAGGCTTCGATGAGTGTTATACGGATATTGTCGATTATATCGTGCGCTGCACCCATAAAATATGGGACGAACGTGACGTTGGTTTAATTTATACCCACTATACCCATAACTGCGTGCTGTATAACGCACTGGGCACACTGTATACCCGTGAAGAAGTGGTGCAGGACACCCTGAAACGCCTGGTAGCCTTCCCTGAGCGCCGGGGCATGGCGACGCAGGTTATCTGGAACGGCAATGACGTCGATGGTTTCTATACCTCTCACCTGGTAACGGGGACGGGGCGTCATACCCAGTTCAGCCATCTCGGCCAGCCCACGAACCGCACGTTTGTCACGCGCACCGTGGCCGACTGCATGATCCACGAGAACAAGATTTACCGCGAGTGGGTAGTGAGTGACAACATGTCCCTGATGAAACAACTGGGGCTAAACACCGATGACATCGCCTTCAACATGGCGAAAGAGCAATTTGATAAAGGCTTCCGCGTCACCGACATCGGTGAGAATGGCCGCATGCTGGGGCAGTATCCACCGGAGATAGAGTGCGACATCTCGATCGCCCATACCGATACCGAAGAGCAGTGCCTGCGCTGGATGCACGAAATTTATAACCGTCGGATGTTAGGCAAGATTAAAGAGGTCTACGCGCCCAACGTGCAGTACCACGGCCCGCTGATGAAAGAGCTTTACGGCGTAGCATCGGTGACGCACCAGACCCTGGCACTTATTGGCATGATCCCGGACGGCGCATGGCTCCCGCAGCATATCTGCTCTAACCCGTGCGATGAGGGCGGCGTGAAAGTGGCGATCCGTTGGATCATGGAAGGCCACCACCTGGGCTATGGCGAGCTGGGCAAACCCACAGGCGAGCGTCTGTTCGTTATGGGCATGTCCCATTACCACATTGTGAACGGCAAAATTGTTGATGAGTGGGTCGTTTACGATCACCTGGCGCTGCTGGCGCAGATCAAACTTGGTCAGATGGAGAATGCATAATGTCAGAGTCGATTGTTAATCAGGTTCGCTGGGTTAAACGCCCGCAGGGCCAGGATGAGAAAGCAGACCGTTCCCTGAGCGATACCGTCAGCACGATTATTGCGCGGGTGAAACAGGAAGGGGATGCGGCGCTGAGGGATTTTTCACAACGTTTCGATAAAGTCGTGCCATCGCAGTTTGAAGTGACGGCCGAAGAGATTGAACAGGCGCTGGCTGGCATGGACCCGCAGACCCGTCGCGATAGCGAATTCGCCATTTCTCAGGTGCGCCGTTTTGCTCAGGCTCAGTTCGCCACCATGCTGCCGCTGGAAGTGGAAACTCTGCCCGGCGTGCATCTTGGGCATCGCATTATTCCGGTTCAGACCGTGGGCTGCTACGTGCCGGGCGGGCGCTACCCTATCCTTTCCGCCCCGGTAATGTCGATTGTGCCTGCCACCGTTGCGGGTTGCGAACAGATTATCGCCTGCCTGCCACCGGGCGCGCATCCGGCGATGATCGCCGTCTGTCACCTGGCCGGGGCGCACCGCATCTTTAAAGTGGGCGGCGCGCAAGCCATTGCCGCCATGGCGTGGGGGACTGAAAGTATTCCGGCGGTGGATAAAATCGTCGGTCCTGGCAACGCTTATGTAAACGAGGCGAAGCGCCAGGTCTTTGGTAAAGTGGGTATTGATGCCCTTGCCGGGCCGAGTGAGATCTTCACCGTTGCTGACGATTCTGCCGATCCGCGTATTCTGGCCGCCGATCTGCTGGCGCAGGCGGAGCACGACATTCATACCCGCGTCGGGCTGGCGACCACCAGCGACGCGATCGCAACACGCACTCTCGCTGAGATCGAACGCCAGCTAGGCAACCTGCCCACCGCCGCGACAGCGGGTGAAGCCTGGCATCGTCAGGGCGAAATCGTGGTGTGCGACAA is a genomic window containing:
- a CDS encoding ester cyclase, whose protein sequence is MSSTEVTNKAPAVPEKNNSKIQRDEPVLQVERRDFIDLVPEKRPRAQSLRGFDECYTDIVDYIVRCTHKIWDERDVGLIYTHYTHNCVLYNALGTLYTREEVVQDTLKRLVAFPERRGMATQVIWNGNDVDGFYTSHLVTGTGRHTQFSHLGQPTNRTFVTRTVADCMIHENKIYREWVVSDNMSLMKQLGLNTDDIAFNMAKEQFDKGFRVTDIGENGRMLGQYPPEIECDISIAHTDTEEQCLRWMHEIYNRRMLGKIKEVYAPNVQYHGPLMKELYGVASVTHQTLALIGMIPDGAWLPQHICSNPCDEGGVKVAIRWIMEGHHLGYGELGKPTGERLFVMGMSHYHIVNGKIVDEWVVYDHLALLAQIKLGQMENA
- the hisD gene encoding histidinol dehydrogenase, which produces MSESIVNQVRWVKRPQGQDEKADRSLSDTVSTIIARVKQEGDAALRDFSQRFDKVVPSQFEVTAEEIEQALAGMDPQTRRDSEFAISQVRRFAQAQFATMLPLEVETLPGVHLGHRIIPVQTVGCYVPGGRYPILSAPVMSIVPATVAGCEQIIACLPPGAHPAMIAVCHLAGAHRIFKVGGAQAIAAMAWGTESIPAVDKIVGPGNAYVNEAKRQVFGKVGIDALAGPSEIFTVADDSADPRILAADLLAQAEHDIHTRVGLATTSDAIATRTLAEIERQLGNLPTAATAGEAWHRQGEIVVCDNEDHLIAFADYMATEHLQVHTRDPHATAAKIRNYGSLFIGQNASVVFSDKCCGTNHTLPTMAAARYTGGLWVGAYVKVCTHQWIDEQGIPAIAEPAIRQSRTEGMQGHRRAAEIRLRPQDIDAITAGTRD